A window of Saccopteryx leptura isolate mSacLep1 chromosome 5, mSacLep1_pri_phased_curated, whole genome shotgun sequence contains these coding sequences:
- the LOC136405819 gene encoding NADH dehydrogenase [ubiquinone] 1 beta subcomplex subunit 1 gives MNLVQIVRDHWVHILVPMGFVVGYYLDRKNDEKLTAYWNKSLLFKRELRPSEEVTWK, from the coding sequence ATGAATTTAGTTCAGATTGTACGTGACCACTGGGTACATATACTTGTCCCTATGGGATTTGTCGTTGGATATTATCTAGACAGAAAGAATGATGAAAAGCTAACTGCCTACTGGAACAAGAGTTTGTTATTTAAAAGGGAATTGAGACCCAGTGAAGAAGTCACCTGGAAGTAA